The following coding sequences are from one Pelmatolapia mariae isolate MD_Pm_ZW linkage group LG4, Pm_UMD_F_2, whole genome shotgun sequence window:
- the LOC134626743 gene encoding nuclear GTPase SLIP-GC-like — MDDFVRNKLVEWGLSEWVEKFKDEQIDSESLCELDDQEINNLITKAGPRVKFKKNLKLLKEEKNTNQETVISFQCQQQHEDVADVVQVFPATSDIGKRKSDLESDASRLQSPAKRHLTFLFTEPTILSNVKKIMAFVHSRLNEQDKLSAFLKKKISDLETNKRELVGVFGKTGAGKSSLINAVIKEKNLLPSGSVNACTSVMIKVEANTYSSNYEAEIEFITKEEWNEELWSFRQFLDNNKNQKKEDDDYHDAVEKLSALYGNDWRKSFENLMDRKYFKEIPEFLQSRQKMLTCESANELSAKFVKYTRSDSKQEESDEGKKWFWPLVKCVTVRVPNKPLLQHVTLVDLPGNGDCNKSRDQMWKGIVGDCSTVWIVTEINRAASDKEAWEILESVSSLIGNGGECQQIHFICTKSDLVDDSDDLSSADIHDRIVKRNIQAKDGVRKEFNKRSKINTHFTDDSFEVFTVSSKEFLKGKHLSPEETEIPKLKGFLQDLNDCHSETVNYVNGAYGILSLIEGARCRKEGAGKADDVCKVLEKNMTEQFDQVKKAVEKAIKDFEQCLTEGVKNSKTSEEKLKSFLDRDKQPSFFKTLEAVVRKDGIHKTKKGEHINLNTVLASCLTDSIDEKFRKTFPNDVKGGSFNGVISRFSLDTNSLIQKYQDVKLQLIFLQTEEDKIKAKLNKIILKEKKIIYNSLTEAIEKNMKKCYEDARKISGNDALKKMRKTIETHVSLNRNMYEDAKKIMLEKMDELMMFQSILKLSSNITMKKEGEI; from the exons ATGGATGATTTCGTAAGAAACAAACTGGTTGAATGGGGGCTAAGTGAGTGGGTGGAGAAATTTAAAG atGAACAAATCGATTCTGAAAGTCTGTGTGAGCTTGATGATCAAGAAATTAATAATTTGATCACAAAAGCTGGACCAAGAGTGAAATTCAAGAAGAACCTCAAGCTGTTAAAG gaagaaaaaaacacaaatcaagAAACAGTCATTTCTTTTCAA TGTCAACAGCAGCATGAAGATGTAGCTGATGTGGTTCAG GTCTTTCCAGCCACAAGTGATATAG gaaaaagaaaatcagaccTTGAAAGTGATGCCAGCAGGTTGCAGTCACCAGCTAAGCGACA cttgacttttttgttcacAGAACCAACCATACTATCCAATGTGAAAAAAATCATGGCATTTGTACATTCCAGACTAAATGAGCAAGACAAACTCAGTGCTTTCTTAAA GAAAAAGATCAGTGATTTGGAGACAAACAAGAGGGAGCTGGTTGGTGTCTTTGGTAAAACTGGAGCTGGAAAGAGCTCTTTGATAAATGCCGTCATCAAAGAAAAGAATCTTTTACCCTCAGGAAGTGTCAATGCCTGCACCTCAGTCATGATCAAAGTGGAGGCTAACACATACAGCTCAAACTATGAGGCAGAAATTGAGTTCATCACAAAGGAG GAGTGGAACGAAGAGTTGTGGTCATTTCGTCAGTTTCTtgacaataataaaaatcagaaaaaggAAGACGATGATTATCATGATGCTGTTGAAAAGCTGTCAGCACTGTATGGAAACGACTGGAGAAAGTCCTTTGAAAACCTCATGGATCGCAAATATTTCAAAGAAATTCCAGAATTTCTCCAATCCAGGCAGAAGATGTTGACATGTGAATCA GCTAATGAACTCTCTGCAAAATTTGTCAAGTACACAAGAAGTGATTCAAAACAAGAAGAAAGTGATGAAGGAAAAAAGTGGTTTTGGCCACTAGTGAAGTGTGTGACTGTCAGGGTGCCAAACAAGCCTCTTCTCCAGCATGTCACACTTGTGGACCTTCCTGGAAATGGTGACTGTAACAAGAGCAGAGATCAGATGTGGAAAGGG ATTGTTGGAGATTGTTCTACTGTGTGGATTGTGACTGAAATTAATCGAGCAGCATCAGACAAAGAGGCCTGGGAGATCCTGGAAAGTGTCAGTAGTCTGATTGGAAATGGTGGCGAATGTCAGCAAATTCATTTTATCTGCACCAAGTCTGATCTTGTTGATGATTCAGATGATCT TTCATCAGCTGATATCCATGATCGAATAGTTAAAAGAAACATTCAAGCCAAGGATGGAGTAAGGAAAGAATTCAACAAGAGAAGCAAGATTAAT ACACACTTCACTGATGACAGTTTCGAAGTGTTCACAGTGAGCTCCAAAGAGTTCCTAAAAGGGAAGCATCTAAGTCCAGAAGAGACTG AAATACCCAAACTTAAAGGATTTTTGCAAGATCTGAATGACTGTCACTCAGAGACAGTAAACTATGTGAATGGAGCTTATGGGATTCTGTCTTTGATTGAAGGTGCCAggtgcagaaaagag GGTGCTGGAAAAGCAGATGATGTATGCAAAGTTCTTGAGAAAAACATGACAGAACAATTTGATCAAGTGAAAAAAGCAGTTGAAAAAGCGATCAAGGATTTTGAACAATGTCTTACAGAAGGGGTTAAAAATTCCAAAACCTctgaagaaaaactgaaatcctTTTTGGACCGTGAT aaacagcctAGTTTTTTCAAGACACTAGAGGCGGTGGTTAGGAAAGACGGCatccacaaaacaaaaaaaggagaacacatAAATCTCAACACAGTATTAGCTTCATGCTTGACTGACAGCATTGATGAAAAATTCAGAAAGACCTTCCC aaatgatGTTAAAGGCGGATCTTTCAATGGAGTCATCAGTAGATTTTCACTTGACACAAATTCACTGATTCAAAAATACCAAGATGTCAAACTGCAGCTGATATTTCTTCAGACAGAG GAGGATAAAATTAAGGCAAAACTCAACAAAATAATcctaaaagagaagaaaataatcTACAACAGTCTAACAGAGGCAAttgagaaaaacatgaaaaagtgcTATGAAG ATGCACGAAAAATTTCAGGGAATgatgcactgaaaaaaatgagGAAGACTATTGAGACACATGTATCCTTAAATAGGAACATGTATGAGGACGCAAAAAAGATCATGTTGGAGAAGATGGATGAACTGATG aTGTTTCAGAGCATCTTGAAACTGTCCAGCAACATTACAATGAAG AAAGAGGGTGAAATTTGA